One segment of Anguilla anguilla isolate fAngAng1 chromosome 1, fAngAng1.pri, whole genome shotgun sequence DNA contains the following:
- the tmem229b gene encoding transmembrane protein 229b yields the protein MATTAAHPEPLTVLSRWYLYAIHGYFCEVMFTAAWEFAAHRNWKFPGVTSVWALFIYGTCILTVEHMYLRLRRRCPTLLRCLIYTLWTYLWEFGTGLLLRQFNACPWDYSQFQYNFMGLITAEYALPWFCASFIMERLVIRNTLRLRFDERAELGAPGGGGGGGGGAGGLGTSNGYVKVD from the coding sequence ATGGCGACGACGGCGGCTCACCCCGAGCCGCTGACGGTGCTGTCGCGCTGGTACCTGTACGCCATCCACGGCTACTTCTGCGAGGTGATGTTCACGGCCGCCTGGGAGTTCGCCGCGCACCGCAACTGGAAGTTCCCCGGCGTGACCAGCGTGTGGGCGCTCTTCATCTACGGCACGTGCATCCTCACCGTGGAGCACATGTACCTGCGGCTGCGGCGGCGGTGCCCCACGCTGCTGCGCTGCCTCATCTACACGCTGTGGACGTACCTGTGGGAGTTCGGCACGGGCCTGCTGCTCCGCCAGTTCAACGCCTGCCCCTGGGACTACTCCCAGTTCCAGTACAACTTCATGGGGCTGATCACGGCCGAGTACGCCCTGCCCTGGTTCTGCGCCTCCTTCATCATGGAGCGGCTGGTCATCCGCAACACGCTGCGCCTGCGTTTCGACGAGAGGGCTGAGCTGGGGGcccccggcggcggcggcggcggcggggggggcgcggggggccTGGGCACCTCCAACGGGTACGTCAAGGTGGACTGA